The following are from one region of the Deltaproteobacteria bacterium genome:
- a CDS encoding PAS domain S-box protein: MSAVLSSRPHETATLSKSISTLGEDGGRDEWRGRHESLLIDRFRSGSWIILYGLMLFAIGDVWRQVPAMRELLLIKLGQIAAVVVLLLALERANWARHVRLLAAIGSAILFVTMAESGILRHEVVVLPMLAAVFLVVHAITFPWGAYWQFGAVVSATAAILWNVHAVSGSLAPMVGYPAAVLAVALGASIYVAAQLEGFHITVERQNAALRWRSAALESAANGIVITDLAGDIVWTNPAFSDLTGYTSAEVIGHNPRILKSGKQEPGFYRDLWQTITSGRVWRGEIINRRKDGSFYNEEMTITPVRHADGEIVNFIAIKQDVSRRKQAEDALQRSEEHFRSLIQNGLDLISVLDTDGRYHYASPSHERILGYRPEELIGRNVFTLVHPDDRPTVLVAFARGTTHPGTSSGAEFRIRHKDGSWRYLESVGQMLDAEHALGIFNSRDITDRKRVELELEHARQVAEAANRAKGEFLANMSHEIRTPMNGILGMIGLALDLPINHEVREDLELARSSAESLLTVINDILDFSKIEAGKLVLDPIDFSLRAMLAEVIKTFGVRQKGLALTATVAPEIPDSLVGDCGRLRQVLVNLLGNAIKFTAQGEVAVHVAMAEPDLQPATLPTRAGASAIDDDGEVVLHFSVRDTGDGIPAEKHHAIFNAFEQADGSTARKYGGSGLGLAIVARLVQVMGGRVWLDSAMGQGSTFHFTARLGAGRQIAEGRVDAVSPPLPAIPPLRILLAEDNIVNQTLAVRLLEKRGHLVIVATNGRDALAAFDRAPFDVVLMDVQMPEMDGFEATAAIRERERGTAAHVPIIAMTAHAMKGDEERCLAAGMDGYLSKPIRSQQLYETLASVAHTDARRSQRLAS, encoded by the coding sequence TGGATCATCCTGTACGGCCTGATGTTGTTCGCGATCGGCGACGTGTGGCGCCAGGTTCCCGCGATGCGCGAACTGCTGCTGATCAAACTTGGGCAGATTGCCGCGGTCGTGGTTCTGCTGCTGGCCCTCGAACGCGCGAATTGGGCTCGGCACGTGCGACTGTTGGCCGCGATCGGCAGCGCCATTCTGTTTGTCACGATGGCGGAATCGGGCATCCTGCGACACGAGGTCGTCGTGCTGCCAATGCTGGCGGCCGTGTTTCTCGTGGTCCACGCGATCACGTTTCCGTGGGGTGCCTACTGGCAATTCGGTGCGGTCGTCAGCGCGACCGCGGCGATTCTCTGGAACGTCCACGCCGTGAGCGGGTCACTCGCTCCGATGGTGGGCTATCCGGCCGCGGTGCTGGCGGTCGCCTTGGGTGCGTCGATCTACGTCGCGGCGCAGCTCGAAGGCTTTCACATCACTGTCGAGCGTCAGAACGCTGCGCTGCGTTGGCGTTCGGCGGCGTTGGAGTCGGCGGCCAACGGCATCGTCATCACCGATCTGGCCGGAGACATTGTGTGGACCAACCCCGCCTTCAGCGATCTCACCGGGTACACTTCCGCCGAGGTGATCGGGCACAACCCGCGCATTTTGAAATCAGGAAAGCAGGAACCTGGATTCTATCGAGACTTGTGGCAGACGATCACGTCCGGCCGGGTCTGGCGTGGTGAGATCATCAACCGGCGCAAGGACGGCAGCTTCTACAATGAAGAGATGACGATTACGCCGGTGCGCCACGCCGACGGCGAGATCGTGAACTTCATCGCCATCAAGCAGGATGTGAGTCGGCGCAAGCAAGCCGAGGACGCCTTGCAACGGAGCGAGGAGCACTTTCGCTCCCTGATCCAGAACGGCCTCGATTTGATTTCGGTCCTGGATACCGATGGACGCTACCACTATGCGAGTCCGTCCCATGAACGCATCCTCGGCTATCGTCCGGAAGAATTGATCGGGAGGAATGTGTTCACGCTTGTGCATCCAGACGACCGTCCAACGGTGCTGGTGGCGTTTGCGCGAGGCACGACGCACCCCGGCACGAGCAGCGGGGCCGAGTTTCGCATACGACACAAAGATGGCTCGTGGCGCTATCTGGAGTCGGTCGGCCAGATGCTCGATGCCGAGCATGCGCTCGGGATCTTCAACTCACGCGACATCACCGATCGCAAGCGCGTGGAACTTGAACTCGAGCACGCCCGGCAGGTGGCGGAAGCAGCGAACCGGGCGAAGGGTGAGTTCCTCGCCAACATGAGTCACGAGATCCGGACGCCGATGAACGGCATCCTTGGGATGATCGGGCTCGCCCTCGATCTCCCGATCAACCACGAGGTGCGTGAGGACCTGGAACTGGCGCGGTCCTCCGCCGAGTCGCTCCTGACCGTGATCAACGACATTCTCGACTTCTCCAAGATCGAAGCCGGTAAACTCGTCCTCGATCCGATCGACTTCTCGCTGCGTGCGATGCTCGCCGAAGTGATCAAGACCTTCGGCGTGCGCCAAAAGGGATTGGCGCTCACTGCCACGGTGGCGCCCGAGATCCCCGACTCTCTGGTGGGCGATTGCGGACGCTTGCGACAGGTGCTCGTCAATCTGCTCGGCAACGCGATCAAGTTCACCGCGCAAGGTGAGGTCGCCGTGCACGTGGCAATGGCCGAACCGGACCTTCAGCCTGCAACCTTGCCGACGCGCGCGGGCGCATCGGCGATCGACGACGATGGTGAGGTCGTCCTGCATTTCAGTGTGCGCGACACCGGAGACGGCATTCCCGCGGAAAAGCATCACGCCATCTTCAACGCGTTCGAGCAGGCGGATGGATCGACCGCGCGCAAGTACGGCGGCAGCGGCCTCGGGCTCGCGATTGTCGCTCGGCTCGTGCAGGTGATGGGGGGCCGCGTTTGGCTGGACAGCGCGATGGGTCAGGGCAGCACGTTCCACTTCACCGCGCGCCTTGGCGCCGGCAGGCAGATCGCTGAGGGCCGTGTGGACGCGGTGTCGCCGCCTCTGCCCGCGATACCGCCGCTGCGAATCCTGCTCGCCGAGGACAACATCGTGAACCAGACGCTGGCCGTGCGGTTACTCGAAAAGCGCGGCCACTTGGTTATCGTGGCGACCAACGGGCGCGACGCGTTGGCCGCCTTTGACCGTGCGCCGTTTGATGTCGTGCTGATGGACGTGCAAATGCCCGAAATGGACGGATTCGAAGCCACCGCCGCGATTCGCGAACGTGAGCGCGGTACCGCGGCCCACGTGCCCATCATTGCCATGACCGCTCACGCCATGAAGGGCGACGAAGAGCGCTGCCTCGCGGCCGGCATGGATGGCTATCTGTCGAAACCAATTCGCTCCCAGCAGTTGTACGAAACCCTTGCGTCGGTGGCTCACACCGACGCCCGCCGATCGCAGCGGCTCGCGTCGTAG
- a CDS encoding LLM class flavin-dependent oxidoreductase, with protein sequence MIMIGLRYDLRVPPFSSTTHAAQYRACLEQCVWADQLGLHFVALSEHHGVEDGFMSSPLTVAAAIAGCTKRISINIAAMLLPLHDPIRVAEQVATIDLISPGRLTFIAGLGYRYEEFAMAGVDRAQRGRLLDEYIEVMRKAWTGEAFEWRGRTIRVLPKPQGQPLIMIGGSTEKAARRAARLHCGFAPAIGDPQLAAIYNDECARVGFAGGFVSLPGGPGFVHVSADPERDWVRIAPHALYDAQTYAAWQTPGQRSQVHDAAQTLDDIRKSDVYRVVTPDECVAIAHEFGRVLLHPLMGGIAPDLGWESLRLFEQKVLPRLK encoded by the coding sequence ATGATCATGATCGGCCTACGCTACGATTTGCGCGTTCCCCCATTCAGCTCAACCACGCATGCCGCACAGTATCGCGCCTGCCTCGAGCAGTGCGTATGGGCGGACCAACTCGGGCTGCACTTCGTCGCGCTGTCCGAGCACCACGGCGTCGAAGACGGCTTCATGTCCTCGCCGCTCACGGTGGCCGCCGCCATCGCCGGATGCACCAAGCGGATCTCGATCAACATCGCCGCGATGCTGCTGCCGCTGCACGATCCGATCCGCGTCGCCGAACAGGTGGCCACCATCGATCTCATCAGCCCGGGCCGGCTGACCTTCATCGCCGGCCTCGGCTATCGCTACGAAGAGTTCGCCATGGCCGGCGTCGACCGCGCGCAACGCGGCCGATTGCTCGATGAGTACATCGAGGTCATGCGCAAGGCATGGACGGGCGAAGCGTTCGAGTGGCGCGGACGGACGATCCGTGTGCTGCCGAAGCCCCAGGGTCAGCCGCTGATCATGATCGGTGGCTCGACCGAAAAGGCAGCGCGCCGGGCCGCGCGGTTACACTGCGGCTTCGCACCGGCGATCGGCGATCCCCAGCTCGCCGCGATCTACAACGACGAGTGCGCGCGCGTGGGCTTTGCCGGTGGCTTCGTCAGCTTGCCGGGCGGTCCCGGCTTCGTACACGTCAGCGCGGATCCCGAGCGTGACTGGGTCCGCATCGCGCCGCACGCGCTCTATGACGCGCAAACGTACGCCGCGTGGCAAACGCCCGGGCAGCGCTCGCAGGTCCACGACGCCGCACAGACACTCGACGACATCCGCAAGAGCGACGTCTATCGCGTCGTCACACCCGACGAATGTGTCGCCATCGCGCACGAGTTCGGCCGGGTTCTGCTCCACCCGCTCATGGGCGGCATCGCGCCCGACCTAGGTTGGGAGAGCCTGCGACTATTCGAGCAAAAGGTCCTGCCGCGACTCAAGTGA
- a CDS encoding nuclear transport factor 2 family protein, with protein MTTLDELAARIGKLEDIEAIKQLKYKYWRCLDQKRWDEMAECFTADATVSYGGGKYRFAGRAQIIEFLRSAMGVESGTIGIHHGHHPEIEVTSPTTARGCWALHNYLLNAPQQRGVREGAFYEDEYVKIGGAWKLQHTGYTYVFHEEWSRADTPSIRVTAP; from the coding sequence ATGACCACTCTCGATGAACTCGCAGCGCGGATTGGCAAGTTGGAAGATATCGAGGCGATCAAACAGCTCAAATACAAATACTGGCGCTGTCTCGATCAGAAGCGCTGGGATGAGATGGCGGAGTGCTTCACTGCTGACGCCACCGTCAGCTACGGCGGCGGGAAGTATCGCTTCGCCGGCCGCGCTCAGATCATCGAGTTCTTGCGCAGCGCCATGGGCGTCGAATCGGGCACCATCGGCATTCATCACGGCCACCACCCTGAGATTGAAGTCACCAGCCCGACAACAGCGCGCGGCTGCTGGGCGCTGCACAACTACTTGCTCAATGCGCCGCAGCAGCGCGGTGTGCGGGAAGGCGCCTTCTATGAAGACGAATACGTGAAGATCGGCGGTGCGTGGAAACTCCAGCACACCGGCTACACCTACGTCTTCCACGAAGAGTGGAGCCGCGCCGACACGCCGAGCATTCGCGTCACCGCACCATGA
- a CDS encoding GNAT family N-acetyltransferase, whose amino-acid sequence MNGSLDIRPASRSDCAALVKLMRAQFREHHIRLSGDVIAHVIDGALRRPAWARLLVATSGGKLVGFAALSFMWTYEHGGRSAWLDELYVKPAHRDRGIGRKLLQAAYRVAAKAGAAALDLEVDAGHRDAERLYAREGFHALGRRRWSRHLQRGPAVRASRRPR is encoded by the coding sequence ATGAACGGTTCACTCGATATCCGTCCGGCGAGTCGAAGCGATTGCGCAGCGCTCGTCAAGCTCATGCGGGCGCAATTCCGTGAGCACCACATCCGTCTCTCCGGTGACGTGATTGCTCACGTCATTGACGGTGCATTGCGGCGCCCGGCGTGGGCGCGACTGCTGGTGGCGACCAGCGGCGGCAAGCTGGTGGGCTTCGCCGCGCTCTCGTTCATGTGGACCTACGAGCACGGCGGCCGCTCGGCGTGGCTCGACGAGTTGTACGTCAAGCCGGCCCACCGCGACCGCGGGATCGGACGAAAGTTGTTACAGGCTGCCTATCGCGTGGCCGCGAAGGCCGGTGCCGCGGCGCTCGATTTGGAAGTGGACGCGGGGCATCGCGACGCCGAGCGACTCTACGCTCGCGAGGGATTCCACGCGCTCGGCCGCCGGCGCTGGTCGCGGCATCTGCAGCGTGGACCAGCGGTGAGAGCTTCACGGCGCCCGCGCTGA
- a CDS encoding DEAD/DEAH box helicase, which yields MNSEASTFEDFSLSPLMRNALRAAGYTTPTPIQARAIAPALAGLDVIGSAQTGTGKTAAFIIPIVERLRANGGCAVVLAPTRELAEQTLSWAQRLGSGLRTALVVGGVPYGPQLRDLRNRPSIIVATPGRLVDHIERGTLMLRNLRIFVLDEADRMLDMGFKPQLDRIMEALPTPRQTMLFSATMPANLTALARMHLREPVRVQAGPQTVTPSRAEQDVYLVRGEDKTALLLSLIQHGNGSAPGNGTAGNMLVFARTKHRTDRLARALDNAGHSVQRIHADRTQAQRREALDGFRNGRYRILVATDIAARGIDVAGIARVINFDLPQTVDDYVHRIGRTARAHKDGHASSFAAPEERGQLHAIERHIGRPLQRQAVPASMAAPLPPTHPRAHTPNGPAQRPASHHLDGERAPRAPFAARHRKFDNERPRRPRSQSRFAR from the coding sequence GTGAATTCAGAAGCATCAACGTTCGAAGATTTCTCGCTGTCCCCGCTCATGCGCAACGCGTTGCGCGCCGCGGGTTACACTACCCCGACGCCGATTCAGGCACGCGCCATCGCGCCGGCACTGGCCGGACTCGATGTCATCGGCTCGGCGCAAACCGGCACCGGGAAAACCGCGGCATTCATCATCCCCATCGTCGAGCGCCTGCGCGCCAACGGCGGCTGCGCCGTAGTGCTTGCACCGACGCGCGAGCTGGCCGAACAGACGCTTAGCTGGGCGCAGCGCCTGGGCAGCGGTTTGCGCACGGCGCTCGTCGTCGGCGGCGTCCCCTATGGCCCGCAGTTGCGAGACCTGCGCAATCGGCCATCGATCATCGTGGCCACTCCCGGCCGCTTGGTCGATCACATCGAGCGCGGCACGTTGATGCTCCGCAACTTGCGCATCTTCGTGCTCGACGAAGCCGATCGCATGCTCGATATGGGTTTCAAACCTCAGCTCGATCGCATCATGGAAGCCCTGCCCACGCCGCGACAGACGATGCTGTTCTCCGCCACCATGCCCGCCAACCTCACGGCCTTGGCTCGCATGCATCTGCGCGAGCCGGTGCGGGTGCAGGCCGGACCGCAGACGGTGACCCCGAGCCGCGCCGAGCAAGATGTCTATCTAGTTCGGGGCGAAGACAAGACCGCACTGCTGCTGTCACTGATCCAGCACGGTAACGGCTCCGCGCCAGGCAACGGCACGGCGGGCAACATGCTGGTGTTTGCGCGCACCAAGCATCGCACCGACCGCCTCGCACGGGCGCTCGACAATGCGGGGCACTCGGTGCAACGCATTCACGCCGATCGCACGCAGGCACAGCGACGCGAAGCGCTCGATGGATTCCGCAACGGCCGCTACCGGATCTTGGTGGCGACCGACATCGCCGCGCGCGGCATCGATGTCGCCGGCATCGCGCGCGTGATCAATTTCGACTTGCCGCAAACGGTCGACGACTACGTCCACCGCATCGGTCGCACCGCGCGCGCGCACAAGGATGGCCATGCCTCGAGTTTCGCCGCACCGGAAGAGCGCGGCCAACTCCACGCCATCGAGCGCCACATCGGACGGCCACTGCAACGCCAAGCGGTGCCCGCGTCGATGGCGGCGCCGCTGCCGCCGACGCACCCGCGCGCTCACACACCGAACGGACCGGCACAGCGGCCGGCATCACATCACTTGGATGGCGAGCGCGCACCCCGTGCGCCTTTCGCCGCCCGTCACCGCAAATTCGACAACGAGCGGCCGCGGCGACCGCGCTCGCAGAGCCGATTCGCCCGCTAG
- a CDS encoding MBL fold metallo-hydrolase gives MPRTPRILALALLLSATGALSAGAPRDGDRFVNLAGPRERPGVLTMWPFLLRKAWTSLVPRDGAAQWVPYDHDAVAHNPSLTWIGHSTMLVRMDGATFLTDPMFSERASPVSFLGPKRRAPPGIPLAELPPIDFVTLSHSHYDHTDLPSIAALVQRGALFIVPLGMGEVVRDVGGQAIELDWWQYAEIGAVRVHCVPAQHFSGRTLTDANRRLWAGWVVEGPTRRFYHAGDTGYFDGFVEVGRRFGTIDLAALPIGAYEPEAIMRFVHMNPEEAVHAALDLHAARAVGMHYGTFDLTDEPLDEPPRRFHAEATRLGLAPDQAWTLNVGETRAW, from the coding sequence ATGCCACGGACCCCTCGAATACTCGCACTCGCATTGCTGCTGTCGGCGACCGGGGCGCTGAGCGCTGGCGCGCCGCGTGACGGCGATCGGTTCGTCAATCTCGCCGGCCCGCGAGAGCGGCCTGGCGTCCTCACGATGTGGCCGTTCCTGCTGCGCAAGGCGTGGACCTCGTTGGTGCCGCGCGACGGTGCGGCGCAGTGGGTTCCGTACGATCACGATGCGGTGGCGCACAACCCCAGCCTCACCTGGATCGGCCACTCGACGATGTTGGTGCGCATGGATGGCGCAACGTTCCTGACTGACCCGATGTTCTCGGAGCGCGCCAGTCCGGTGTCGTTTCTGGGCCCGAAGCGCCGCGCGCCGCCGGGGATTCCGCTCGCCGAACTGCCGCCGATCGATTTCGTCACCTTGTCGCACAGTCACTACGATCACACCGATCTGCCGTCGATCGCGGCGCTGGTGCAACGCGGCGCGCTGTTCATCGTGCCGCTGGGAATGGGTGAAGTGGTCCGCGATGTCGGCGGGCAAGCGATCGAACTCGACTGGTGGCAGTACGCTGAGATCGGCGCCGTTCGCGTGCATTGCGTACCCGCGCAACATTTCTCCGGCCGCACGCTGACGGATGCGAACCGTCGCTTGTGGGCGGGCTGGGTGGTGGAAGGGCCGACGCGCCGCTTCTACCACGCCGGCGACACCGGCTACTTCGACGGCTTCGTGGAGGTCGGCCGGCGTTTCGGAACGATCGATTTGGCGGCGTTGCCGATCGGCGCTTACGAACCTGAGGCGATCATGCGCTTCGTGCACATGAATCCCGAAGAAGCCGTGCACGCGGCGCTGGACCTGCACGCGGCGCGCGCCGTCGGCATGCACTACGGTACCTTCGATCTCACCGACGAACCGCTCGACGAACCACCCCGCCGCTTCCATGCCGAAGCAACACGCCTCGGCCTCGCGCCCGATCAGGCGTGGACGCTCAACGTGGGCGAAACCCGCGCGTGGTGA
- a CDS encoding FIST C-terminal domain-containing protein, translated as MKWASTVSDAPQLATAIADAGAALRLQLGGATPDLILAFISAHHHGEYERVPELIAAQFGNGLLLGCSAGGVIGGGKEIEQRPGVSLTAATLPGVDVAPFHVDAGAMPTPNDPPAAWERSLAVPNAIDPNATPHFLLLPDPFSIDSEVLLRGLDRAYPASTKLGGLASGAQQPGANALFLGRALHRAGVVGVALSGDIAVDTIVAQGCRPIGQPMFITRCQQNLLWELDGQPAMQVLQDLYEQLEPEDQALIQHSLFLGIVMSEHQQQYRQGDFLIRNLIGTDPTRTALAVGALLRENSVVQFHLRDAKTSSEDLRQLLSRYRTQLSTARPRGALLFSCLGRGAHLYGRPDHDTDAFRQHIGDVPLGGFFCNGEIGPVHGSSFLHGYTSSFGVFRRRLSD; from the coding sequence ATGAAATGGGCCTCGACCGTTTCCGATGCTCCGCAACTCGCCACCGCCATCGCCGATGCCGGCGCCGCCTTGCGACTTCAGCTCGGCGGTGCCACGCCCGATCTGATCCTGGCGTTCATTTCGGCGCATCACCATGGCGAGTACGAGCGCGTACCCGAATTGATCGCCGCTCAATTTGGCAACGGGTTGCTGCTCGGCTGTTCGGCCGGCGGTGTGATCGGCGGCGGCAAGGAGATCGAGCAACGTCCCGGCGTCTCGCTCACCGCCGCGACGCTGCCAGGGGTTGATGTGGCTCCGTTCCATGTCGATGCGGGAGCAATGCCGACGCCCAACGATCCACCTGCCGCGTGGGAGCGGTCGCTCGCTGTACCGAACGCAATCGATCCGAATGCGACGCCGCACTTCCTCCTGCTGCCCGATCCGTTCAGCATCGACTCGGAGGTGCTTTTGCGCGGCCTTGATCGCGCGTATCCGGCCAGCACCAAGCTCGGCGGACTCGCGAGCGGCGCGCAGCAACCCGGGGCGAACGCACTCTTCCTGGGCCGCGCGCTGCACCGAGCCGGCGTCGTGGGTGTGGCCCTGAGCGGCGACATCGCGGTCGACACCATCGTCGCCCAAGGCTGCCGGCCGATCGGGCAACCGATGTTCATCACCCGTTGTCAGCAGAACTTGTTGTGGGAGTTGGACGGCCAGCCGGCGATGCAGGTGCTGCAAGATCTCTACGAACAACTCGAACCCGAGGACCAAGCGCTGATCCAGCACTCGCTCTTCCTCGGCATCGTCATGAGCGAGCACCAGCAGCAGTACCGTCAGGGCGATTTTCTCATTCGCAACTTGATCGGTACCGATCCGACGCGCACTGCGCTCGCCGTCGGCGCGCTGCTGCGCGAGAACTCGGTCGTGCAGTTTCACCTGCGTGACGCCAAGACTTCAAGCGAGGATCTGCGTCAGCTCCTCAGCCGCTATCGCACCCAACTGTCGACCGCGCGGCCGCGTGGGGCGCTGCTGTTCTCATGCCTCGGTCGGGGGGCGCACTTGTACGGCCGTCCAGACCACGACACCGATGCCTTTCGCCAACACATCGGAGACGTTCCGCTCGGCGGGTTTTTCTGCAATGGCGAGATCGGCCCGGTGCACGGCAGCTCATTCCTGCACGGGTACACGAGTTCGTTCGGCGTGTTTCGCCGTCGGCTGAGTGACTGA
- a CDS encoding MaoC family dehydratase — protein sequence MEQIRFDDIEGLRKHVSEEFGDWGPDTEVTQDMINKFAEITGDHQWIHVDVERCKRESPFKTPIAHGFLTLSLLPTLRSGAKFAISGYGNATNYGADKLRFVSPVPAGSKIHARSRLVAVDPKPKGTQITQEIAVHVAGSDRPALLYTMLVLYHPAMK from the coding sequence ATGGAACAAATTCGTTTCGATGACATTGAAGGACTGCGCAAGCACGTCAGTGAGGAATTCGGCGACTGGGGGCCGGACACCGAGGTCACGCAAGACATGATCAACAAGTTTGCGGAGATCACCGGTGACCACCAATGGATTCACGTCGACGTGGAGCGCTGCAAGCGCGAGAGTCCGTTCAAGACGCCCATTGCGCACGGATTCCTGACGCTCAGCTTGTTGCCGACGCTGCGCTCCGGCGCCAAGTTCGCCATCAGCGGCTACGGCAACGCCACCAACTACGGCGCCGATAAGCTGCGCTTCGTCAGCCCGGTGCCTGCCGGCAGCAAGATCCACGCGCGTTCGCGGCTAGTGGCCGTCGATCCCAAACCGAAGGGCACGCAGATCACACAAGAGATCGCCGTCCACGTCGCCGGCAGTGACCGTCCGGCGCTGCTCTACACGATGCTGGTCCTCTATCACCCGGCGATGAAGTAG
- the ald gene encoding alanine dehydrogenase, producing the protein MIIGVPKEVKAEENRVAITPSGVSALVAHRHRVVIERGAGLGSGIPDQRYRAAGAHIASRQDVWRGAEMILKVKEPLPAEYRYLREGLILFTYLHLAAVEGLTRELKRKKVTAIGYETIELDDGALPLLAPMSEVAGRLSIQVGAWCLQAQNGGCGVLLSGASGVRPAKIVVIGAGVAGANACQVAVGVGAHVSIIDKNPAKLRYMHDILGGHVTTVMSNPANIEEEVTTADLVIGAVLIPGAKAPKLITRKLLRGMKPGAAFVDIAIDQGGCAETSRPTSHHDPIYVAERVVHYCVTNMPGIVPHTSTYALTNATLSYAIELANQGLRRAVHGDAALQRGVNTLAGHITHPGVAETFGLECTPVQRLL; encoded by the coding sequence ATGATCATCGGCGTCCCAAAGGAAGTCAAAGCGGAAGAGAATCGCGTCGCCATCACGCCCAGCGGCGTCAGCGCGTTGGTCGCGCATCGGCATCGCGTGGTGATCGAGCGCGGGGCCGGGTTGGGCAGCGGCATCCCGGATCAGCGCTATCGCGCCGCCGGTGCCCACATCGCGTCGCGGCAAGACGTGTGGCGAGGCGCGGAGATGATTCTCAAGGTAAAGGAGCCGCTGCCGGCGGAGTATCGGTATCTGCGCGAGGGGCTGATCCTGTTCACCTACTTGCACCTCGCGGCGGTCGAGGGACTGACACGCGAGTTGAAGCGCAAGAAGGTGACCGCAATCGGCTATGAAACCATCGAGCTCGACGACGGCGCACTGCCGCTGCTCGCGCCGATGAGCGAAGTCGCCGGACGACTCTCGATTCAAGTCGGCGCGTGGTGTCTGCAAGCACAGAACGGCGGCTGCGGCGTGTTGCTGAGCGGCGCTTCCGGCGTGCGACCGGCAAAGATCGTCGTCATCGGCGCCGGGGTCGCGGGCGCCAACGCGTGCCAGGTCGCCGTCGGCGTTGGCGCGCACGTCAGCATCATCGACAAGAACCCGGCGAAGCTGCGCTACATGCACGACATCCTGGGCGGCCACGTCACCACGGTGATGTCGAACCCGGCCAACATCGAGGAAGAAGTGACCACCGCCGACCTGGTGATCGGCGCGGTGCTGATTCCCGGCGCCAAGGCGCCCAAGCTGATCACGCGCAAGCTGTTGCGCGGGATGAAACCGGGCGCCGCGTTTGTCGACATCGCCATCGACCAGGGTGGGTGCGCCGAAACCTCGCGACCCACCTCGCACCACGACCCCATCTACGTGGCCGAGCGTGTCGTCCATTACTGCGTGACCAACATGCCCGGCATCGTGCCGCACACCTCGACCTATGCGTTGACCAACGCAACGCTCTCGTACGCGATCGAACTCGCCAACCAAGGTCTGCGCCGCGCGGTGCACGGCGACGCCGCGCTGCAACGCGGCGTCAACACCTTGGCCGGCCACATCACCCACCCCGGCGTCGCCGAGACGTTCGGGCTGGAATGCACGCCGGTGCAGCGACTGCTGTGA
- the folD gene encoding bifunctional methylenetetrahydrofolate dehydrogenase/methenyltetrahydrofolate cyclohydrolase FolD, which yields MAQVIDGKVVAAAVRDEVRQAVERLRERGIVPGLATVLVGDDSASATYVRSKRKACADTGINSIGNELPASTSQAELLTLVGELNRRNDVQGILVQLPLPDQIDSHAILDAIDPRKDVDGLHPISQGRLLMGLPGLRSCTPLGIMRLLDSTGVELKGKRAVVVGRSNLVGKPIAVMLLERHATVTLCHSRTRDLADEVARAEVLVAAMGKTEFIRGEWIRPGSIVIDVGTNRKADGKLVGDVEFAVARERAAFITPVPGGVGPMTIAMLLRNTVTAAEGSKQ from the coding sequence ATGGCGCAGGTTATTGACGGCAAGGTGGTGGCGGCGGCGGTGCGCGACGAAGTGCGTCAGGCCGTCGAACGGTTGCGCGAGCGCGGGATAGTTCCGGGTCTGGCCACGGTGCTGGTGGGCGATGATTCGGCATCGGCAACTTACGTGCGCAGCAAACGGAAGGCCTGCGCGGATACCGGCATCAACTCGATCGGTAACGAGCTGCCAGCGAGCACGTCGCAAGCGGAGTTACTGACGCTGGTCGGCGAACTCAATCGCCGCAACGACGTGCAGGGCATCCTCGTGCAACTGCCGCTGCCCGATCAGATCGACTCACACGCGATCCTCGACGCCATCGATCCGCGGAAGGACGTCGACGGGCTGCATCCGATCAGTCAGGGGCGCTTGCTAATGGGTTTGCCCGGACTGCGATCCTGCACGCCGCTGGGCATCATGCGGTTGCTCGATTCGACTGGGGTCGAGTTGAAGGGCAAGCGGGCGGTCGTCGTCGGCCGCAGCAATCTGGTTGGCAAGCCGATCGCCGTCATGCTGCTCGAACGCCACGCCACAGTGACGCTCTGCCACTCGCGGACGCGCGACCTCGCCGACGAAGTGGCGCGCGCCGAAGTACTGGTGGCGGCGATGGGCAAAACGGAGTTCATCCGCGGCGAGTGGATTCGCCCGGGCAGCATCGTCATCGACGTTGGCACTAATCGTAAGGCCGACGGTAAGCTGGTGGGTGACGTCGAGTTCGCTGTGGCGCGCGAGCGCGCCGCCTTCATCACGCCGGTACCGGGTGGCGTTGGCCCGATGACCATCGCGATGTTGCTGCGCAATACCGTCACCGCTGCTGAAGGCAGTAAGCAGTAG